A DNA window from Guyparkeria halophila contains the following coding sequences:
- a CDS encoding DNA cytosine methyltransferase → MAKNAEISVVSLYSGAGGLDLGFSRCGLETAVAFERGSAELKTYRSNFPGTYAYQIDLGEASPAVVAELVERHVSPGSNLVVIGGPPCQSFSVSNVSPKIDEKRASLVDSYAAIIEALLCRFRVLGFVFENVPGLREVRKHRYRYARLKWRLYRAGFSQHEKIHQALDYGVPQNRRRLMLLGFHKKFAPGAVRRYLVPAPTVSRPSLVRDAIANLPEPTFFRRNLSASDIPFHPNHWTMVPRSQKFATNHGPNLKRRSFKQLSWDLPSPAVAYGNREIHVHPDGHRRLSIYEAMRLQGFPLDFVVKGNFSEQVTQVSNAVPIPLAASVANSFYAAVREPLTGSSRYPICELSAVGA, encoded by the coding sequence GTGGCCAAGAATGCAGAAATTTCCGTAGTAAGCCTCTATTCTGGCGCTGGTGGGTTGGATCTTGGGTTCTCTCGCTGTGGTCTCGAAACAGCCGTGGCGTTTGAGCGTGGCAGCGCCGAACTCAAAACCTATCGTTCAAACTTTCCCGGCACATATGCTTACCAAATTGATCTGGGAGAAGCCTCTCCTGCGGTTGTTGCTGAATTGGTAGAGCGGCATGTGTCGCCGGGTTCTAATCTCGTGGTGATTGGCGGTCCCCCGTGCCAATCCTTTAGTGTAAGCAACGTATCTCCCAAGATCGATGAAAAGCGAGCTTCCCTTGTAGATAGTTACGCCGCGATAATCGAAGCGCTTCTATGTCGTTTTCGTGTTTTAGGTTTTGTGTTTGAAAATGTTCCAGGGCTTCGGGAGGTGCGGAAACATCGATATCGCTATGCGCGCCTTAAATGGCGGCTCTACCGTGCGGGATTTTCTCAACACGAAAAAATTCATCAAGCTCTCGATTATGGGGTGCCCCAAAATCGAAGACGACTAATGCTTCTGGGGTTCCATAAAAAATTTGCCCCCGGAGCGGTTCGGCGTTACTTGGTGCCCGCGCCAACCGTTTCCCGGCCCTCCCTCGTTCGTGATGCTATCGCCAATCTGCCAGAGCCTACGTTTTTTCGCAGAAACCTCTCCGCTTCGGACATCCCTTTTCATCCCAACCATTGGACCATGGTTCCAAGGTCTCAAAAATTCGCAACTAATCATGGCCCTAACCTAAAGCGCCGATCCTTCAAGCAGCTTTCCTGGGACTTGCCAAGCCCGGCTGTCGCCTATGGAAACCGAGAGATCCATGTCCATCCTGATGGTCATAGGCGCCTGAGTATTTATGAGGCGATGAGATTGCAAGGTTTCCCGTTAGACTTTGTCGTTAAGGGTAATTTTTCCGAGCAAGTTACCCAGGTTTCTAATGCTGTGCCGATTCCCTTGGCGGCCTCGGTTGCAAATTCTTTTTACGCAGCGGTGCGTGAGCCGCTTACTGGGAGCTCCCGTTATCCGATTTGCGAATTGTCAGCTGTCGGAGCGTGA
- the ssb gene encoding single-stranded DNA-binding protein produces MASRGVNKAIIIGNLGVDPDVRYLPSGGQVTNIRVATSEQWRDKNTGENRENTEWHRIVFFGKLAEIAGEYLKKGSQVYIEGRLQTRKWQGQDGQDRYTTEIVANEMQMLGGRPGGGGGQGGGYGGGQASQGGQSDYGAPPPPPSQDQRPAKSIDDGFGEDDIPF; encoded by the coding sequence ATGGCTAGCCGCGGTGTGAACAAGGCAATCATCATCGGCAACCTCGGGGTCGACCCGGACGTGCGCTACCTGCCGTCCGGCGGCCAGGTCACCAACATCCGCGTGGCCACCTCCGAGCAATGGCGCGACAAGAACACCGGTGAGAACCGCGAGAACACCGAGTGGCACCGCATCGTCTTCTTCGGCAAGCTCGCCGAGATCGCCGGCGAGTACCTGAAGAAGGGCAGCCAGGTCTACATCGAAGGCCGCCTGCAGACCCGCAAGTGGCAGGGCCAGGACGGCCAGGACCGCTACACCACCGAGATCGTCGCCAACGAGATGCAGATGCTCGGTGGCCGTCCGGGTGGCGGTGGCGGCCAGGGCGGCGGCTACGGCGGTGGCCAGGCCAGCCAAGGTGGCCAGTCCGACTACGGCGCGCCGCCCCCGCCGCCGAGCCAGGACCAGCGCCCGGCCAAGTCCATCGACGACGGCTTCGGCGAGGACGACATTCCGTTCTGA
- the uvrA gene encoding excinuclease ABC subunit UvrA: MADPFIRIRGARTHNLKNIDVDLPREKLIVFTGLSGSGKSSLAFDTIFAEGQRRYVESLSAYARQFLSMMDKPDVDTIEGLSPAISIEQKTTSHNPRSTVGTVTEIYDYLRLLYARAGLPRCPEHDIDLAAQTVSQMVDHVMDLPEGSKWLLLAPVIENRKGEHHKLFAEWQAQGFLRVRLNGEVYEIDEVPTLDPKTKNTIEVVVDRFKVRDDLQLRLAESFETALRLADGQAMVVSMDSDEEHVFSSRHACPKCGYSLGELEPRLFSFNNPVGACPSCDGLGVKQFFDPQKVIINPELSLAAGAVRGWDRRNAYYHALLSSLARHYDFDLETPWQELPEDLREIILHGSGKEKIAFTYIAPRGRTRERTHPWEGVLPNMSRRYRETESQAVREELARYISEQACPSCHGTRLNRAARHVFIDGYNLPTVTRWSIGYSAGFFDELALEGARGEIATPIVREIRSRLKFLNDVGLNYLSLDRSAETLSGGEAQRIRLASQIGSGLVGVSYILDEPSIGLHQRDNDRLLGTLTHLRDLGNTVIVVEHDEDAIRAADFVLDIGPGAGAHGGQIVAQGTPKQIEATKDSLTGQYLSGKREIAVPERNRADAEQMLTLEGATGHNLQGDPLHIPLGLFTCITGVSGSGKSTLINDTLYKICAHQLNRASATAAPYKNIHGIEQLDKVIDIDQSPIGRTPRSNPATYTGLFTTIRELFAGTQEARSRGYTPGRFSFNVKGGRCEACQGDGVIKVEMHFLPDVYVPCDICGGARYNRETLDIRYKGKTITDVLEMTIEEAGTFFEAVPSLHRKLTTLMDVGLGYVKLGQNATTLSGGEAQRVKLSRELAKRDTGHTLYILDEPTTGLHFEDVAQLLKVLYRLREHGNTVIVIEHNLDVIKTADWIVDLGPEGGSGGGRIIASGTPEQVAEVEGSYTGYYLKRMLAPAKA; encoded by the coding sequence ATGGCCGATCCGTTCATCCGCATTCGCGGCGCACGTACGCACAACCTCAAGAACATCGATGTCGATCTCCCGCGCGAGAAGCTGATCGTCTTCACCGGCCTGTCGGGCTCGGGCAAGTCGTCGCTCGCCTTCGACACGATCTTCGCCGAGGGCCAGCGCCGTTACGTCGAGTCGCTGTCGGCCTACGCGCGCCAGTTCCTGTCGATGATGGACAAGCCCGACGTCGACACCATCGAGGGGCTGTCGCCAGCGATCTCGATCGAGCAGAAGACCACCTCGCACAACCCGCGCTCGACGGTGGGCACGGTCACCGAGATCTACGACTACCTGCGCCTGTTGTACGCCCGCGCCGGCCTGCCGCGCTGCCCGGAGCACGACATCGACCTGGCCGCGCAGACGGTCTCGCAGATGGTCGACCACGTCATGGACCTGCCCGAGGGCTCGAAGTGGCTGCTGCTCGCCCCGGTGATCGAGAACCGCAAGGGCGAGCACCACAAGCTGTTCGCCGAATGGCAGGCGCAGGGCTTTTTGCGGGTGCGCCTTAACGGTGAGGTCTACGAGATCGACGAGGTCCCGACGCTCGATCCCAAGACCAAGAACACCATCGAGGTAGTGGTTGACCGCTTCAAGGTGCGCGACGACCTGCAACTGCGGCTGGCCGAGTCCTTCGAGACCGCGCTACGACTGGCGGACGGCCAGGCGATGGTGGTGTCGATGGACTCCGACGAGGAGCACGTCTTCTCGTCACGACACGCGTGCCCCAAGTGTGGCTACTCGCTCGGCGAGCTCGAGCCGCGGCTGTTCTCCTTCAACAACCCGGTCGGCGCCTGCCCGAGCTGCGACGGACTGGGCGTGAAGCAGTTCTTCGACCCGCAGAAGGTGATCATCAACCCCGAGTTGTCGCTGGCCGCCGGCGCCGTACGCGGCTGGGACCGGCGTAATGCCTACTACCACGCACTGCTCTCCTCGCTGGCGCGTCATTACGACTTCGACCTGGAGACGCCGTGGCAGGAGCTGCCGGAGGACCTGCGCGAGATCATCCTGCACGGCTCGGGCAAGGAGAAGATCGCCTTCACCTATATCGCGCCGCGGGGGCGTACCCGCGAACGCACGCATCCCTGGGAGGGCGTGCTGCCCAACATGTCGCGCCGCTACCGCGAGACCGAATCGCAGGCGGTGCGCGAGGAGTTGGCGCGCTACATCTCCGAACAGGCTTGCCCGAGCTGTCACGGCACCCGCCTCAATCGCGCCGCCCGGCACGTGTTCATCGACGGTTACAACCTGCCGACGGTGACCCGCTGGTCGATCGGTTACTCGGCGGGCTTCTTCGACGAGCTGGCGCTCGAGGGCGCGCGCGGCGAGATCGCCACGCCGATCGTGCGCGAGATCCGCTCGCGGCTGAAATTCCTCAACGACGTGGGGCTGAACTACCTCTCGCTCGACCGCAGTGCCGAGACGCTCTCCGGCGGCGAGGCGCAGCGCATCCGGCTGGCGAGCCAGATCGGCTCGGGGCTGGTGGGCGTGTCCTACATCCTCGACGAGCCGTCGATCGGCCTGCACCAGCGCGACAACGATCGCCTGCTGGGCACGCTCACCCACCTGCGCGATCTCGGCAACACGGTGATCGTGGTCGAGCATGACGAGGACGCCATCCGTGCCGCCGACTTCGTCCTCGACATCGGCCCGGGTGCCGGCGCCCACGGCGGCCAGATCGTCGCCCAGGGCACGCCAAAGCAGATCGAGGCGACCAAGGATTCACTCACCGGGCAGTACCTTTCGGGCAAGCGTGAGATCGCGGTGCCCGAGCGCAATCGTGCCGATGCCGAGCAGATGCTGACGCTCGAGGGTGCGACCGGGCACAACCTCCAGGGCGATCCGCTACACATCCCGCTGGGGCTGTTCACCTGCATCACCGGCGTGTCCGGCTCGGGCAAGTCGACGCTGATCAACGACACGCTGTACAAGATCTGCGCCCACCAGCTCAATCGCGCCAGCGCGACCGCCGCGCCGTACAAGAACATCCACGGCATCGAGCAGCTCGACAAGGTGATCGACATCGACCAGTCGCCGATCGGGCGCACGCCGCGCTCGAACCCGGCGACCTATACGGGCCTGTTCACCACCATCCGCGAGCTGTTTGCCGGCACGCAGGAAGCCCGCTCGCGCGGCTACACGCCGGGTCGGTTCTCGTTCAACGTCAAGGGCGGGCGCTGCGAGGCCTGCCAGGGCGACGGCGTGATCAAGGTGGAGATGCATTTCCTGCCCGACGTGTACGTGCCCTGTGACATCTGCGGCGGGGCGCGCTACAACCGCGAGACCCTCGACATCCGCTACAAGGGCAAGACCATCACCGACGTGCTCGAGATGACCATCGAGGAGGCGGGCACGTTCTTCGAGGCCGTGCCCAGCCTGCACCGCAAGCTGACCACCCTGATGGACGTGGGGCTGGGTTACGTGAAGCTGGGGCAGAACGCCACCACGCTCTCCGGTGGCGAGGCCCAGCGGGTCAAGCTCTCGCGCGAACTGGCCAAGCGCGACACCGGTCACACGCTCTACATCCTCGACGAGCCGACCACCGGCCTGCACTTCGAGGACGTCGCCCAGCTGCTCAAGGTGCTCTACCGCCTGCGCGAGCACGGCAATACCGTGATCGTGATCGAGCACAACCTCGACGTGATCAAGACCGCCGACTGGATCGTCGACCTCGGCCCCGAGGGCGGCTCCGGCGGCGGGCGCATCATCGCCTCGGGCACACCCGAGCAGGTCGCCGAGGTGGAAGGCTCGTACACCGGCTACTACCTCAAGCGGATGCTGGCACCGGCCAAGGCGTAA
- a CDS encoding TraR/DksA family transcriptional regulator, producing the protein MDEPERQALHDQLVERREALRQLLSGRDESTERVEIDNSCQSLLSRVEAQQGREMARAIRARWERELARIEGALRRMENDEYGDCFVCGEPIPLARLQNDPSVTRCVECAESE; encoded by the coding sequence ATGGATGAGCCCGAACGCCAAGCGCTCCACGACCAGCTGGTCGAACGCCGTGAGGCGCTGCGACAGCTGTTGAGCGGCCGCGACGAGTCCACCGAGCGGGTGGAAATCGACAACTCGTGCCAGAGTCTGTTGTCGCGAGTGGAGGCGCAGCAGGGTCGAGAAATGGCCCGGGCCATCCGCGCCCGTTGGGAGCGCGAACTTGCCCGCATCGAAGGCGCTTTGCGGCGCATGGAAAACGACGAGTACGGCGACTGCTTCGTCTGCGGGGAACCCATTCCCTTGGCGCGACTCCAAAACGACCCCAGCGTGACGCGCTGTGTCGAATGTGCCGAGAGCGAATAA
- a CDS encoding MBL fold metallo-hydrolase, whose product MLTDWMRDTRNLAGSALLAMATTGLVAGPAAAQDDNPPDKAPDSMLYDMPQQVADDVWSAIGATQPYTYENSLHNNNLSFVIGEDAVLVMNAGASYQLAEALHEQIKQRTDVPVKYVVNENGQLHAAMASGYWIDQGAEVIGHVDAAEYYDGHAAAYVAQLKDIAEEKAEGTEYVPMSRTFEDRIELDLGGMTAEVVYFGEAHSPGDISVVIPERDVLIAGDMAFNIRMLPIFEYTDTAAWLETWPKFAEVAEGKTIIPGHGTPTDLETVEHYTKDYLVFLRTEIGRIIDEGGSLQDAYELDQSQFSHWHTFDELAGQNAGRVFQKMEFEF is encoded by the coding sequence ATGTTGACCGACTGGATGAGAGACACGCGCAACCTGGCCGGCAGCGCGCTGCTGGCAATGGCGACCACCGGCCTGGTTGCCGGCCCCGCCGCCGCGCAGGATGACAACCCGCCCGACAAGGCGCCGGATTCGATGCTCTACGACATGCCGCAGCAGGTTGCCGATGACGTCTGGTCGGCGATCGGCGCGACCCAGCCCTACACCTACGAGAACTCGCTGCACAACAACAACCTCTCGTTCGTGATCGGCGAGGACGCGGTGCTGGTGATGAACGCCGGCGCCTCCTACCAGCTGGCCGAGGCCCTGCACGAACAGATCAAGCAGCGCACCGACGTGCCGGTCAAGTACGTGGTCAACGAGAACGGCCAGCTGCACGCGGCCATGGCCTCCGGCTACTGGATCGACCAAGGCGCCGAGGTGATTGGCCACGTCGATGCCGCCGAGTACTACGACGGCCACGCGGCCGCCTACGTCGCTCAGCTCAAGGACATCGCCGAGGAAAAGGCCGAGGGCACCGAGTACGTGCCGATGAGCCGCACCTTCGAGGACCGCATCGAGCTCGACCTGGGCGGCATGACCGCCGAGGTGGTCTACTTTGGCGAGGCCCACTCCCCGGGCGACATCTCGGTGGTCATCCCCGAACGTGACGTGCTGATCGCCGGCGACATGGCCTTCAATATCCGCATGCTGCCGATCTTCGAGTACACCGATACCGCCGCGTGGCTGGAGACCTGGCCGAAATTTGCCGAAGTCGCCGAAGGCAAGACCATCATCCCGGGCCACGGCACGCCGACCGACCTGGAAACCGTCGAGCACTACACCAAGGACTATCTCGTGTTCCTGCGCACCGAGATCGGACGGATCATCGACGAGGGCGGCAGCCTGCAGGATGCCTACGAGCTCGACCAGAGCCAGTTCTCGCACTGGCATACCTTCGACGAACTCGCCGGCCAGAACGCCGGGCGCGTCTTCCAGAAGATGGAATTCGAATTCTGA
- a CDS encoding aldo/keto reductase: MSGKRLTLPRPRIGLGLAALGRPGYINLGHGEDMPDGRDVEAMRAHCHAMLDTAWQRGIRYVDAARSYGRAEAFLGDWLAERADEQRPAVGSKWGYTYTAGWRVDADVHEVKEHSRAVLDRQWGETLEALGFPPVLYQIHSATLDSGVLDNAAVLERLGELRDQGVAIGLTTSGPAQAETLARAMEVEIEGRPLFDAVQATANLFEPSVLGQLEKASEAGMAVIIKEAVANGRLTARNDRPKDAPALQTLDAVAGRHGVGRDALAIGWLLDHPFVDMVLSGAGNAEQLGSNLRALDITLAPPDREALAALAERPESYWSTRGGLDWN; the protein is encoded by the coding sequence ATGTCGGGAAAACGACTTACCCTGCCGCGCCCGCGCATCGGCCTGGGGCTGGCCGCCCTGGGCCGGCCCGGCTACATCAACCTTGGCCACGGCGAGGACATGCCCGACGGGCGCGATGTCGAGGCGATGCGCGCGCATTGTCACGCCATGCTCGATACCGCCTGGCAACGCGGGATTCGCTACGTGGATGCCGCGCGTTCCTACGGCCGGGCCGAGGCGTTCCTCGGCGACTGGCTTGCCGAGCGAGCGGATGAGCAGCGCCCGGCGGTCGGCTCCAAGTGGGGCTATACCTACACCGCCGGCTGGCGGGTCGATGCCGACGTCCACGAGGTCAAGGAGCACAGCCGCGCGGTGCTCGATCGCCAGTGGGGCGAGACCCTCGAGGCGCTCGGGTTCCCTCCCGTGCTCTACCAGATCCACTCGGCCACCCTCGATTCCGGCGTGCTCGACAACGCCGCCGTCCTCGAGCGCCTGGGCGAATTGCGCGACCAAGGCGTGGCCATCGGCCTGACCACCAGCGGCCCCGCGCAGGCGGAAACCCTGGCCCGGGCAATGGAGGTCGAGATCGAGGGCCGTCCGTTGTTCGACGCCGTACAGGCGACCGCCAACCTGTTCGAGCCGTCGGTGCTGGGCCAGCTCGAAAAGGCCTCCGAGGCCGGCATGGCCGTGATCATCAAGGAGGCGGTGGCCAACGGTCGATTGACCGCACGCAACGACCGGCCCAAGGATGCGCCGGCCCTGCAAACCCTGGACGCCGTGGCCGGTCGCCACGGGGTGGGTCGCGATGCGCTGGCAATCGGCTGGCTGCTGGACCACCCTTTCGTGGACATGGTGCTGTCAGGGGCCGGCAACGCCGAGCAACTGGGATCCAACCTGCGGGCGCTGGACATCACCCTCGCCCCGCCCGATCGCGAGGCGCTGGCCGCACTCGCCGAGCGTCCCGAGTCGTACTGGAGCACGCGTGGCGGGCTGGACTGGAACTAG
- a CDS encoding phosphate-starvation-inducible protein PsiE, which translates to MQGFRLGQPIHRVVRGLELVGLVVILIATFVAAGQDVAEMIAARRVTLADLLLLFLYLEVLAMIGAYLQTGRLPIRFPIYIGIIALARYLVLEVKDLEAWKMLAVGATMAILAGTVLLLRYGHLKLPYPENELDLGDAEGKPPRRAESDAP; encoded by the coding sequence ATGCAGGGTTTCCGCCTGGGACAACCGATCCACCGCGTCGTCAGGGGACTGGAACTGGTCGGCCTGGTGGTGATCCTGATCGCCACCTTCGTCGCGGCCGGGCAGGATGTCGCCGAGATGATCGCGGCCCGGCGTGTGACGCTTGCCGACCTGTTGCTGCTGTTCCTGTACCTGGAAGTGCTCGCCATGATCGGCGCCTACCTGCAGACCGGCCGGCTGCCGATCCGCTTTCCGATCTATATCGGCATCATCGCGCTGGCGCGCTACCTGGTGCTGGAGGTCAAGGACCTCGAGGCGTGGAAGATGCTGGCCGTCGGCGCGACCATGGCGATTCTGGCCGGCACGGTACTGCTGTTGCGGTACGGGCACCTGAAACTGCCCTACCCGGAGAACGAACTCGACCTGGGTGACGCCGAGGGCAAGCCGCCACGTCGCGCCGAGTCGGATGCCCCCTGA
- the phoU gene encoding phosphate signaling complex protein PhoU, with protein sequence MSDKDTPNLTPHTLTRYDDDLGALRSLLMNMGGVAEQHFDDALAYLLDGDAERGRVAMEQDYEIDRLEVSIDEMAIHLIARYAPTAGDLRTIMSIVKAITDLERVGDKAEKLARIAEEVGPALQSTAFATHFRVMGRIVKGMLHDALDAFVRQDCVAAEEIMRRDDHVNHEYNEVHEVLLEYMEKHPESPDLSLRMLHCMRAIERIGDHCTNIAEYIIFQQRGTGECSSGLREAKERTQI encoded by the coding sequence ATGAGCGACAAAGACACGCCCAACCTGACGCCGCACACCCTGACCCGTTACGATGACGATCTGGGCGCGCTGCGTTCGCTGTTGATGAACATGGGCGGGGTGGCCGAACAGCACTTCGACGACGCGCTTGCCTACCTGCTTGACGGGGATGCCGAGCGCGGTCGCGTGGCGATGGAACAGGACTACGAGATCGATCGCCTCGAGGTCTCGATCGACGAGATGGCGATCCATCTCATTGCTCGCTATGCGCCGACGGCCGGCGACCTCCGCACCATCATGTCAATCGTGAAGGCAATTACCGACCTCGAGCGCGTCGGCGACAAGGCCGAGAAACTCGCGCGCATTGCCGAGGAGGTCGGCCCCGCCCTGCAGTCGACCGCCTTCGCCACCCACTTCCGGGTCATGGGGCGGATCGTCAAGGGCATGCTGCACGACGCACTCGACGCCTTCGTACGCCAGGATTGCGTTGCCGCCGAGGAGATCATGCGCCGCGACGACCACGTCAACCACGAGTACAACGAGGTCCACGAGGTGCTGCTCGAGTACATGGAAAAGCACCCGGAATCACCGGACCTCAGCCTGCGGATGCTGCACTGCATGCGCGCGATCGAGCGTATCGGCGACCACTGCACCAACATCGCCGAGTACATCATCTTCCAGCAGCGCGGCACGGGCGAGTGCTCCAGCGGTCTGCGCGAGGCCAAGGAGCGCACGCAGATCTGA
- the ppk1 gene encoding polyphosphate kinase 1 has protein sequence MTTTDEKSLPFINRELSLLGFNRRVLELAQDRNVPLLERLKFLCISSSNLDEFFEVRVGTLTQQIRAGISRPDDAGLSPPTQLDLILEQAHALVHDQYETLNREIIPALAEENIHFLRRTHWTEAQALWVKQYFRRELLPLLTPLGLDPSHPFPRILNKSLNFIVSLEGNDDFGREAWLAIVQAPRALPRIIQMDESAAEGPSSFVFLSSVIHAHVHELFPGMTVTGCYQFRVTRNSDLSVDVDDDEDLLQTLQGGLFERNYGNALRLEVADNCPADMIDFLCERFALEQRQVFQVHGPVNLHRLMALPGLIDRPELKDPPFTPRLDPEFDPDENIFETIEQRGSVLLHHPYQSFMPVVEFIRQAATDPRVVAIKMTLYRTGRDSAIVDALEAAARAGKEVTAVVELRARFDEEENINITTRLQKAGAYVAYGIVGYKTHAKMTLVVRRDGNRLKRFVHLGTGNYHPGTARLYTDFGLMTDDRFVGEDVNKLFMQLTGLGRGIHLKRLLQSPFTLHDGMLERIRRETAHARNGRPARIRAKMNSLIERRVIEALYEASQAGVTIELVIRGICCLKPGIPGVSENIHVRSVMGRFLEHPRVFYFHNDGEEELFLSSADWMPRNFFARVETAFPVDTPEIRARVIDEAFDRYLADNTGAWELTAAGEYRRITPAKGEKPFNAQQSLISDLGKA, from the coding sequence ATGACAACCACCGACGAGAAATCCCTGCCGTTCATCAACCGCGAGCTGAGTCTGCTCGGCTTCAACCGCCGAGTGCTCGAATTGGCGCAGGACCGCAACGTCCCGTTGCTCGAACGGCTCAAGTTCCTCTGCATTTCCTCGTCGAACCTCGACGAGTTCTTCGAGGTGCGCGTCGGCACGCTCACCCAGCAGATCCGCGCCGGCATCAGCCGGCCGGACGATGCCGGTCTTTCCCCGCCAACCCAGCTGGACCTGATCCTCGAGCAGGCGCACGCGCTGGTCCACGACCAGTACGAAACCCTCAACCGCGAGATCATCCCGGCGCTGGCGGAGGAGAACATCCACTTCCTGCGCCGCACCCACTGGACCGAAGCGCAGGCCCTGTGGGTCAAGCAGTATTTCCGCCGCGAGCTGCTGCCATTGCTCACCCCGCTGGGGCTGGACCCGTCGCATCCCTTCCCGCGCATCCTCAACAAGTCGCTCAACTTCATCGTCTCACTGGAGGGCAACGACGACTTCGGTCGCGAGGCGTGGCTGGCGATCGTCCAGGCGCCGCGCGCGCTGCCGCGCATCATCCAGATGGACGAGAGCGCCGCGGAAGGCCCGTCGAGCTTCGTCTTCCTCAGTTCGGTGATCCACGCCCACGTCCACGAGCTGTTCCCCGGCATGACCGTCACCGGCTGCTACCAGTTCCGGGTCACCCGCAACAGCGACCTGTCGGTCGACGTCGACGACGACGAGGACCTGCTGCAGACGCTGCAGGGCGGGCTGTTCGAGCGCAACTACGGCAATGCGCTGCGCCTGGAGGTGGCCGACAACTGTCCGGCGGACATGATCGATTTCCTCTGCGAGCGTTTCGCCCTGGAGCAGCGCCAGGTGTTCCAGGTCCATGGCCCGGTCAACCTGCATCGCCTGATGGCCCTGCCCGGTCTGATCGATCGCCCCGAACTCAAGGACCCGCCGTTCACGCCGCGCCTGGACCCGGAATTCGATCCGGACGAGAACATCTTCGAGACCATCGAACAGCGGGGCAGCGTGCTGCTGCACCACCCCTACCAGTCGTTCATGCCGGTGGTGGAGTTCATTCGCCAGGCCGCCACCGACCCGCGGGTGGTGGCGATCAAGATGACCCTCTACCGCACCGGGCGAGATTCGGCGATCGTCGATGCCCTCGAGGCGGCGGCGCGGGCCGGCAAGGAGGTCACCGCGGTGGTCGAGCTGCGGGCGCGCTTCGACGAGGAGGAAAACATCAACATCACGACGAGGCTGCAGAAGGCCGGCGCCTACGTCGCCTACGGCATCGTCGGCTACAAGACCCACGCCAAGATGACGCTGGTGGTCCGCCGCGACGGCAACCGCCTCAAGCGCTTCGTCCACCTGGGCACCGGCAACTACCATCCCGGCACCGCGCGGCTGTATACCGACTTCGGCCTGATGACCGACGACCGCTTCGTCGGTGAGGACGTCAACAAGCTGTTCATGCAGCTGACCGGCCTGGGCCGCGGCATCCACCTCAAACGCCTGCTCCAGTCGCCGTTCACCCTGCACGACGGCATGCTCGAGCGCATTCGCCGCGAGACGGCGCACGCCCGCAACGGCCGGCCGGCGCGCATCCGCGCCAAGATGAATTCCCTGATCGAGCGGCGTGTGATCGAGGCGCTCTACGAGGCCTCGCAGGCCGGGGTCACCATCGAGCTGGTCATCCGCGGGATCTGCTGCCTCAAGCCGGGCATCCCGGGCGTCTCCGAGAACATTCATGTCCGTTCGGTAATGGGGCGGTTCCTCGAGCATCCGCGCGTGTTCTACTTCCACAACGACGGCGAGGAGGAGCTGTTCCTGTCGAGTGCCGACTGGATGCCGCGCAACTTCTTCGCCCGGGTGGAGACCGCCTTCCCGGTCGACACCCCGGAAATCCGCGCCCGGGTGATCGACGAGGCGTTCGATCGCTATCTCGCCGACAACACCGGCGCCTGGGAACTCACCGCCGCCGGCGAATACCGCCGCATCACCCCGGCCAAGGGCGAAAAACCGTTCAATGCCCAGCAATCGCTGATCTCCGACCTGGGCAAGGCCTGA
- a CDS encoding PP0621 family protein, with product MLKLLFWLIVALVIGLFFAIRQANRLRAEQQDDDAPQTRSLESVRCAQCGVFVPADEAVRRDGQDFCSWEHAQAWAEAWHKARRREQE from the coding sequence ATGCTCAAGCTGCTGTTCTGGCTCATCGTCGCCCTGGTCATCGGGCTGTTCTTCGCCATCCGCCAGGCCAATCGCCTGCGCGCCGAGCAGCAGGACGACGACGCACCCCAAACCCGCTCGCTGGAATCCGTGCGCTGCGCGCAGTGCGGGGTCTTCGTGCCCGCGGACGAGGCGGTGCGGCGTGACGGCCAGGACTTCTGCAGTTGGGAACATGCCCAAGCCTGGGCCGAGGCGTGGCACAAGGCACGGCGCCGGGAGCAGGAATGA